The Fimbriimonadaceae bacterium nucleotide sequence TTTGGCAGAATGAGACCCGCCAATTGGTGCGCACCGAAGACGAGGACCAGCGACATGAGGATGCTGATGCCCCCTGCTTGGTGCGCCGCCGCCCAGGCCACGCGTTCTGCCCGGTCTGGCCGGCGCATGCCGAGACTCTGTCCCACCAGCGACGAGGCGGCGAGGGAGACGCCAAAGGCCGGCATGAAGGCGATCGACTCGATGCCGATCGCGGGTCGCATCGCGGCGATGGCGGCGCTGGATTGGGGCACAAGCTTGAGGACGTAGGTGAACGCCATGAGCGAGGTCACCCGAAGCAACGACATAAGCGCGGCCGGCGAGGCGATGTTGAGGATGCGCTTGGCCCAGTCCATGCCTGGCCAGGCGAAGCTCAACCTGGTCTTCAGCGGGGCGCGGCGCGACCACACCAGGTAGACCAAAGCGGCCAGGAACGCACTGATCGTGAGGCCAAGGGCCTCGCCGACCAGTCCGAGCCCCGCGCCGGGGATCGTGAAGCCGTTGACCTGACGGGCGGGGAAGATGAGCAGGATGTTCAGCGCGATGTGCAGCAGGATTTGGCCTCCGCTCACCACCATGGGGCTGCGCGTGTCGCCCGTCCCGCGCAGCGACCCGGCCAAGATCTGGATGACGAAAATGGGCGGCAGCGAGAAGGAGAACACGCCCAGATAGCGCACCATGAGCGCGCGCGCTTCCGTGTCGGTGTCCGGAATCAACATGGACGCGGCAGCGGGCGCGCTTGCGAAGCACACCACAGCCAAGATCAACCCAGCAAAAATGCCTACGCTAAGCACCTTCTGGTTCGCCTCCCGGTACTGTTCGACCTCACCCTCGCCGAAGCGCCGGCTGACGATCGCCGTGGCCGCGACCCCGAGAGCGAAGCTGAGTGAAACGAAGAGGAAGAGGATCGAGGTCGAAGCGCCGATGGCGGTCAGGTTCGCCTGCGGCAGACCCTCAAGGAACACGCTGCCGAGCAACGAATTGACGGTCTGTAGCGCGTTCAGCGTGACGGAAGGCCACGCCAGATCCCAGACGACCCTTGAAAGGTTTTCTTCCTTGGGCACCTTGGACACCCGAAAATTCTAGCGCGGTCGCGCAAACCCTAAGCCGTCGTACCCGGCGCTACTTAGGTGCTTGGTATCCTATGGGTTCACAACTTTTCCGCATTGTCTGCGGGGGGACTTTCATGAGCTACGAACAAAGTCAGCTTTACAAACTTCGACATAGCGCCGCGCACCTCATGGCGCAAGCGGTGACCGAGCTCTATCCGGGGGCCAAGCTCTCTATCGGCCCACCCATCGAAAACGGCTTCTACTACGACATCGAGTTTCCCGCCCCGATCAAAGAAGAGGAGCTTGAGCGGATCGAGGGTCGTATGCGCGAGCTCGCGAAGTTGCGCCAACCCATCGTCAAACGGCTCGCCGCTTCTCGGGACGATGCGCGTCGCATCATCCTGGAAGAAACGACCCTGGGCCAAGGTGAAGAGACCGCCCTCTACAAGCTTCAGCTCCTTGACGCAATCCCAGAAGGTGAAGAAGTCAGCTTCTATGAGCAAAAGGCGACCGGTAAAGATGGACAAAGCCACCTCTTTATCGACCTCTGCCGAGGCCCTCACGTCGAGAACACGGGGGAGATCAAGCACTTCAAGTTGATGAGCATCGCCGGCGCTTACTGGCGTGGCGATGTGCACAACAAAATGCTAACGAGGTTGTACGGAACGGCCTTTGAAACGGCCGAGGATCTTGAGGCATACCTCTATCAACTTGAGGAGGCGAAGAAGCGGGACCATCGCGTCTTGGGCCGGGAACTCGGCCTCTTCATGTTCTCTCCGGTCGTCGGACAGGGGCTCGCGCTGTGGCTTCCTAAAGGGGCGACGCTACGCGAAGTGCTCACCGATTTCTTGAAGGAAGAGCAGTTGAAGAGGGGGTACAAGCCCGTCGTCACGCCGAACTTGGCGTCGATAAAGCTCTATGAAAAGAGCGGGCATATCCAAACTTATCGCGACAAGATGTTCCCGTTCATGGAGGACGAGGAGAAGGAAACATTTGTCCTCAAGCCCATGAACTGCCCGTTCCACATCGAGATCTATGCCTCGGCGCTTCACAGCTATCGAGACTTGCCGATTCGCTACGCTGAATTTGGCACGGTCTATCGGTACGAGCAGAGCGGCGAGCTCGCCGGGATGTTGCGTGTCCGTGGCTTTACGCAGGACGATGCGCACCTCTTCGTACGCCCGGACCAGCTGCTTGAAGAGTTCAAGGGGGTCGTGGACCTTATGCTTGTCGTCCTGGACAAACTTGGGCTTAAAGACTACCGCGTAAGGGTTGGCACTCGCGACACGGAAAGCGACAAGTACGTGGGACACGACGAGAACTGGAAGCTCTCGGAGTCCGCGATCGTCCAAGCTTGCGACGAGTTGGGCCTGGAGTATGAGGTCTCGGTTGGTGACGCCGCTTTCTACGGTCCCAAGCTCGA carries:
- the thrS gene encoding threonine--tRNA ligase encodes the protein MGSQLFRIVCGGTFMSYEQSQLYKLRHSAAHLMAQAVTELYPGAKLSIGPPIENGFYYDIEFPAPIKEEELERIEGRMRELAKLRQPIVKRLAASRDDARRIILEETTLGQGEETALYKLQLLDAIPEGEEVSFYEQKATGKDGQSHLFIDLCRGPHVENTGEIKHFKLMSIAGAYWRGDVHNKMLTRLYGTAFETAEDLEAYLYQLEEAKKRDHRVLGRELGLFMFSPVVGQGLALWLPKGATLREVLTDFLKEEQLKRGYKPVVTPNLASIKLYEKSGHIQTYRDKMFPFMEDEEKETFVLKPMNCPFHIEIYASALHSYRDLPIRYAEFGTVYRYEQSGELAGMLRVRGFTQDDAHLFVRPDQLLEEFKGVVDLMLVVLDKLGLKDYRVRVGTRDTESDKYVGHDENWKLSESAIVQACDELGLEYEVSVGDAAFYGPKLDLIIKDALGREWQMGTVQVDYNLPERFDLEYIGEDSKPHRPIMIHRAPFGSLERMIGLLTEQYAGAFPYWMAPVQVMVLPIADRHNEAANEVVAKLREQKVRAEADERRETLGKKIRENQRQKVPYMLVLGDKDIEAGTVSVRSREEGDLGGMTLEAFLQKVNG
- a CDS encoding MATE family efflux transporter translates to MSKVPKEENLSRVVWDLAWPSVTLNALQTVNSLLGSVFLEGLPQANLTAIGASTSILFLFVSLSFALGVAATAIVSRRFGEGEVEQYREANQKVLSVGIFAGLILAVVCFASAPAAASMLIPDTDTEARALMVRYLGVFSFSLPPIFVIQILAGSLRGTGDTRSPMVVSGGQILLHIALNILLIFPARQVNGFTIPGAGLGLVGEALGLTISAFLAALVYLVWSRRAPLKTRLSFAWPGMDWAKRILNIASPAALMSLLRVTSLMAFTYVLKLVPQSSAAIAAMRPAIGIESIAFMPAFGVSLAASSLVGQSLGMRRPDRAERVAWAAAHQAGGISILMSLVLVFGAHQLAGLILPNQPEVAKLVASFLIYVGATETLFGYGAVMVGAMQGAGETRGPFWLTLLSMWGLRVPMAFVFALPFGLAMGAEGCWLAMSVSQAIHGLAAIWLFRIGRWKETTV